The sequence tatcttacaaaactgaaagtctatacccattaaacaaataACTCACCGCTTCCCCCTGCACCCAAGtcctggcaaccactgttctgctttctgtttctatgaatctgTAGTcttcttcttttgtgaattgcaggatacattactttaaatattaggTTGGCTTATAATATACGGTATTATGTAACCTTCAGGTGCTCTACACAGTGGTTTGACATTTGCTTACATTATGCAattatcaccacaataagtctagtatCCACCTGTTTCCCtgcaaagttattacaatattactgACCATACTCCTAATGCTGTGTTACATCCCTGTGATTCACTTTGTAATTGGTGCTTTGTCTCTTAATCCCATTCATTTGTTTTGGATCCTACTCGGCCCCTTCGCCTGGATCCAGCAACCACCCATGTGTTCTCTATACCTAGGAGcctgcttttggttttgtttttcagatcctGCATATatgtgagatcatatggtatttgtttttctctgtctgagtcATTGCACttggcataataccctctaggttcgTCCGTGTTGTcgaaaatggcaagatttcattctttgtggctgaataatattctgttgtgtagtTATACcaaccacatctttattcatgcATCTGTGGATGAACATGCAGGTGGCTTTCACATGTTGGCTATTGGAAATGTTGCCAGAGTGGACATTGGTGAACATACACGTCATCGattagtgcttttgtttttttcaggagaatacccagaagtgaaattgctggatcatacggcagttctatttttaatttttgaggctCCTCCGTACTTTTCTCCACAGCATTCgcaccaatttacaatcccaccagaGTACacgagggctcccttttctccacacccttgccaaAGTTTTTATTTGTTGTCTTGATGATTACCATTCTGACAGtggtgaagtgatatctcattgttgttttgatgtgcctttccctgatgattaatgatgttgagcatcttttcacatgtttcatTATTCAATATAAAGAGATGTTGTATTAAAATTTCTTGCTATGATGATGGTTTTATCTCTTTGTTGTTCCTTCAAGCTAAGTGCTTACAAGTTTACAACAATTATAATTTCTGTATGAATTGACCGTTTAATCTAGGTACTCATTGTAtccctaataaatatttttgtcttaaaattcctttttcttttttttggttaccTTTTGCCTGGTATATCCTTTTTCATTCTTCGACTGTCAACTGTTCCACCCTGTTACTCACTCGATGTGTCTCATAAACAATGTAGAACTGGGTtctgtgtttaaatatttttaaagtgtaatcCGAGGaacctctctggtggtccagtggctaagactgcatacTGTATATGCAGTCCCAATGCATATggggtctgggttccatccctggtcagggaactagatcccacatgccagaactaagactgggtgcagccaagtaaatacctatatatttttaaaatgccatctgAGATGAGAATTTAGAAAGgtctgagaccaaaaaaaaaaaagcaagggctGAGACCAAGACTTCCTCTAAGGCCGCTAAAAACTGAGTTTAAAAAcgtgcattttcttcatttttggccatgctacatgCATATGGAATGCCCATATGGAATGTTAGTTCCGCAGACCAGGTATCAAACACTTGGAAACAGAGTCTTAATGActgtaccgccagggaagtcATAAAAGCTTGCATTCTCAACAACAATCCATAGCTGACAAGCATCCTAACCCAGAAGGTTGCCTTCCAAGGTGGTGTGTTTGAgctatttttctgttgttgttgttcagtctgtaagtcgtgtcgactcttttcaaccccatggactataacacaccaggctcctctgtcctccactatcttcatttttttttttttggtagacttCTTTTTAGAAGAGCAGTTTTAGGCTTACAGCAAAACTTAGGGGAAGTGGAGAGTTCCCACATACCTCTAGCCCCCAAACACGTACAGCCTCTCCTATTATCAACATCTCCCATCAGAGTGGTCCATTTCTTATGATGGACGAACCTgcattgacacatcattatcacccaaagacCATCGTTGACATTATGGTTCAGTCTTGGtgtgtacattctgtgggtttggacaagtgTGTACTGACACCTGTGCACCATTGTAGTAGCAAACAGTAGATTCTCTGTCCTAAAATCCTCTCTGCTCTTTCAGTCCATTTCTCCCTCCTTTTAATCCCTGGCAGCCACCAATTCTCCAACCAGCCACTCCTCATTCCTAAGTTCTCACCTCAGTCCCATCACCTAATATCTTTGTGATTTAGGCAAGTTATTAATTCACCTGAGCCCTGAACTTCCTCAGATGCACAATCAAAAATGGAAGATTTGCTCTGATAATGAGACAATGTATTAAAACCTTAACTTAGTCCCTAGCAGAGAACAGGCATCAGTGAAACGCtggtttccttctccttcctccttgccTTAGTAACGTGAAGTCACATTCAGCTTAGAGACAGTAACTGCCTGGGGCCGTGTGCATCACCAGAAATctgaggggaggggcagaggaaagaggagactgTCCAGCTATCGCCTCCCAAACCCTCTTTCCAGCTTGGAAAGTCCCTCCCTTGCTGACACCAATAAAGTGTCCTGTGGGATTTGGGGCTCCCCAGATTTGGGGCTTGTAGCAGTCCGTGTCCCGAgtgcacacacatcacacacacatgagCCTCGGGTGCCTGCCCCACCCCACATAGGATCATGCCAGGAGGACTAGGTATGTCCTGCTTATCAGCTGACTCCTGGCTTCCTCTGCCCAACTTCTTGCAGACCTGTTACCCTTTGGAGCTGGCCTTCCATGTGGCCTCCCCAAGACCACTCAGATAATGAGAGGAAATACGGTCATCAGTTTAGGAAGGCTGGGGGTTCCGGACTGCAGCTGCAAGtcctccccctcaccccccgcctcCCTGACTGGCGCCCTTCACCTCTCTGCAGGCAGTCCTCAATGTTCCCTGTGAGCCTGCGGATGCCACTCGAGATGGCCCCTTTTGGTGGCTGGGGAACGCTCGCAGCCTTTCTCTCCCTGCTCTGCTGCCGAGGTGAGCCTGGGGGTCCAGAATGGGTGTGTGCCAGCCAGAGGTTAGGGCGCCTGTTCCCCTGATGTCGTGTGGAGAAGGGGGTCCTTGTCCCAAAGTCGCTGAGGCTTTGAGCACAGCGGCTGCCCATCATGGGTGCAGGATGCCGTGCAAGCCTGGTTTCCCCATGAACCCATGATACCGGGGCAGCAGATGGGGGACCTGGCCTTCACACTTTGGGTTAAACAGGCCCCATAACTTCAGGGTAGTGGATGTGGCAAGTTGTGGAGGCTGATGGGGAGATGAAGGGAGGCTGGGGCTCAAGGGAAAGCGAGGGCTCATCCCAGCTGGTCTTCAGAGGTGGCCCAGTGGACGCAGAGGTCAGTGAAGGGCATCATCTTTTGCTGACCATTAAAGCAAAAACGAAGACCCTTTTGGGGAGTTCAGGGGACGGTGAAAAGGCCTCCAGGTGTGAGCACTCTGTTTTGGAACACCTGTCAGGTGCCTTCATGACAATCATTCAGGAAAGGGATTACtagcccatttgacagatgaggaaactgaggctcagaaaaggaaAGCactttgcccaaggccacagagctGGCAAACTCGGGATTCAAaggcagctctctctctctctcccgacAGAACCTTTCTCTTTCCCCAGCTGAGGGctaggtgggggtgggtgggtgttgCTGGCGGGAACACAGGACACATATAGGCCCAGCTGGCCAATTTCAGTTCTGATTCCTCACCTTCCTCACTGGGCTCCAGCCATCCTGGTGTCTTTTCCGCCAGGGTCTTGGCGCTGGTGGTTTTCTGCCCTCTTCAGATACCTGGCAGCCAAGCCCACCCGcccccatctccttcctcctttcctcaaaTGTCAGTGTTTCCATGAAACCTGTCCGGAGCACAGTATTACGTGGCAGCCCGCCCCACTccctatttcctttcccaggcaCTTCCCACCAACTGACAGGCTGGCTACTTCCCAAGTTTGTTACTCTGTGTCCCTCGCGGCAGTGCGAGCTCCACAGGGGCAAGCTTTGAGCTTCTTCCATCTCTGATGCTCCCCAGAGCCTAGACCAGAGCCTGCTATGCAGTCGGTGTTCTACAAGGATTTGCAAAAAAGAGTGAAGGAGTGAGGGAGGAGCCGAACTCGCAGACACGGGGTCTGAGAGGACATGATCCACCTCCATTTCAGGGAGGCTTTAGCAGAGGAGAGGTCATTTGGCCTGGAGTTGAGTTCTAATACAATCTTCTTGGGGATAGGAGAGGTGCATGAGGAAAACTCACCTGGAGGGGACCAGCTGGGAGAGCATCAGGGGCAGGGAGACAACTAGGGCGCATCCCCCTTGGTCTAGACCAGAGGCAGTAATGTCTGAacaaggagagaggagcagagggcaccccTTGATCAGACTGCCCATCATGGGCAGCCCCATCGGGCAGGGCAGCGGGGGTGTCTGCTGCCCAATGTTTTCTGTCCTTCCAGGGTCTGGTGAGAAGGCGTTCGAGGGGCCAGAGCAACTGATGGTGGGGTCTGGAGAGTTTCAGTTCATTAACTGTACTGCCAGTTGTACGGACCCCAAGGGACTTGTTCTGGAGACAGCCCTAAACAAAACTCTCCTGAAGAGCCAGACTCAGTGGAAGCTGTTCAAGGTCTACAACATCTCCAAGGATGAGGAGCTCCTGTGCAGTTTCACCTGCGGTGGCAAGCAGGAGACAAAAGTTTTCAACATCACCGTGTTCTGTGAGTGTCGCCCACGGGGCCCTGCTCCCCGAGGCCGGAGGCTGTGTCTGCAAACCCACCCAGAGCTGCTCTGTAATTGCGCCTGGGCGCTCTCCTATGGCCCCACCTCCCTGGGCTCCTGGATCCAGGCCACAGGCTCAGAAGCTGCTCACACCCTCCCCTGGCCTCCTTGAACCCTGCCTGCAACCAGGATTTTCAGATTTGCTCAGAAGCAAGCAATCCAAGCAAGGTTTAGACGGATCTAAAAGTCGTTTCCCACAATCTCCTCCCAGCTGGGGAGCACCCCCATCACCAGAACACCCCGCATCCTGTGACAAGAAGCAGGGACCCCATCAGGAGGGCTGGCACACTCTCCACTAACCCATTCACCTCCTGGAGAGAAGGTCCTGGTCTTATCTCCCCCTGAGGGCCCTTTGAAAATGTGtgaccatcacacacacacacacacacctgcccacAGGCCACAGAGATCATGGAGAGACCGGGGTTCCCTCAGAAGCTCAGCACCCAGGGTATCGCTCAGAACTGTCATCAGTGATCAAATGAGTAAAAACATGTCCTAAATCTACCATATTATCCTGTTGTAATGGAGGCTAGGTATTCTAGTTCAGAAATGAATCCAGAGAGAtgtcttggtggtccagtggctaagactcagcactcccaatgcagaggacccgggtttattccctggtcagggaactagatcccacataccccaAGTAAGACCTGGAACaaccaaagaaataaatcttttttttttttttttaaagggaactcAGGGAACCATGGAGTTTAATAGCTAAGGGATAGAGATAGTTTTAAACCTGATCCTGAAATCCAAGGCAGGCCTGACTCTTGCCCCCGCCTCTGATAATCTCACAATTCACGGCCCCGTTCCAGTGAGTACTCCCTTCTACGTCTCTCTCAACAAAACTATCCAACTGTTTAATTTTTGAAGTATCTGTTGAATTTatggagaggagagagacacaGTCCAAGCTTTTATCTTTCTAGTTGACTGAACAGATTCTGAACCTTTTCTTTGTAGACACCAGGGCACCTCCATTCTTGTCCATTGCAGAAGTCATCATGTCCCTAAAACTACCACCCAGTACATCCTCCACCCTGAACTGCTTCCTCCTTCCTTAGCTCAGCCCACCGTAAATCCTGAGAACACGGTGGTCACAGGGGATGGTCTGGGCTGGGTGGGGCCTGCCGGAGATGCACACCCATCCTGACCAGACCTCCCTTCCGCTTTCCTGCAGACCCTCCAAAGCAAGTGCTGCTGACGCTGTCGCCCATCTCAGTGGCCGTAGGGACGCTGTTCACCATTGAGTGCAGGGTCCCCGCTGTGGGCCCCCTGGAAG comes from Muntiacus reevesi chromosome 18, mMunRee1.1, whole genome shotgun sequence and encodes:
- the LOC136149344 gene encoding intercellular adhesion molecule 2-like isoform X2 produces the protein MFPVSLRMPLEMAPFGGWGTLAAFLSLLCCRGSGEKAFEGPEQLMVGSGEFQFINCTASCTDPKGLVLETALNKTLLKSQTQWKLFKVYNISKDEELLCSFTCGGKQETKVFNITVFYPPKQVLLTLSPISVAVGTLFTIECRVPAVGPLEGLTVTLLRGTDILCNQTFVGTALSPQDAVVTHNTTAHREDGLYNFSCEALMDLRSRGGGLVHRVSDPQRLEVKEPEPNNQMVIIAIVVVLLLLFVTFVLLCFAFSQKWFRGRTGHYRVHARWRRLIGSHRAPPV
- the LOC136149344 gene encoding intercellular adhesion molecule 2-like isoform X1; amino-acid sequence: MRKTHLEGTSWESIRGRETTRAHPPWSRPEAVMSEQGERSRGHPLIRLPIMGSPIGQGSGGVCCPMFSVLPGSGEKAFEGPEQLMVGSGEFQFINCTASCTDPKGLVLETALNKTLLKSQTQWKLFKVYNISKDEELLCSFTCGGKQETKVFNITVFYPPKQVLLTLSPISVAVGTLFTIECRVPAVGPLEGLTVTLLRGTDILCNQTFVGTALSPQDAVVTHNTTAHREDGLYNFSCEALMDLRSRGGGLVHRVSDPQRLEVKEPEPNNQMVIIAIVVVLLLLFVTFVLLCFAFSQKWFRGRTGHYRVHARWRRLIGSHRAPPV